The following nucleotide sequence is from Nitrososphaerota archaeon.
CTCGATGTCATCCACGTCTTGGTCCACGTCAGGCAGTTCCTGGAGGGTAAGGAGCTGTACGACCAGGCCTTCGAGTACGTAGAGAGGCCGACCGAGCTGGAGGCCTACAGGTTCACCATCGCCGAGGCCAGGAGGGTCGGCATGGGCGAAACCGAGATCCTGAGGTACTTGAGGCTGGACGCCGCGGACGACTCGGAACTGGGAAAGCTGATCGAGAAGATAGGCGTCAGGGCGCGCCGGTGAATACTTCCGTTTTCCGCTGAAAACTACTTCCGAGCCTTCTTCGACGGGATCCCTGGCTTCACCAGGTCTTTCATCTCGAGCATCGAGTCGACCTCCTTGGGTCCGTAGCCGAGCCCCGCAAGAGCCTTCCTGATGGGGACTCCCTTGGCAATCTGCTTCCCCAGGACTGCTGCCTTGTCGTAGCCTATCTTAGGAGAGACCACGGTGATGAGTGCGGGGCTCGTCTCCGCATAGCTCCTTAGTTTCCCTTTCATGGGGACCACTGCATCCACAACAAGCGACGCCACCTTGCTCAGCGCCTCGGTCAGGAGCTTCGCCTGGAGCACTATGTTGTATCCCATCAGGGGTACTCCCATGGTCATCTCGAACTCCCCAAGGGTGGCGGCGACAGTGTTGGCGGAGTCTAGCCCCTGAACTTGGGCGCAGGCCAGCAGTGCGCTTTCAAGCGTGACCGGGTTCGTCTTGCCGGGCATTATGCTGCTCCCCGCCACCTCCTCCTGGGTCGGGATGTCTATCTCTCCAAGCCCCGTCAGCGGTCCCGAGAACATGAGCCGCAGGTCCTGGCAGAGCCTTGAGAGGTCCACGCATACTGACCTCATCATCCCGCTCAAGGACGAAACGTCCGTGAGGAGCCTGGTGGGCCTGAACTTGTTCTTCGCGCTCGAGAACCCCAGCCCTGTCCGCTGGGCGATCTCCTTCGCCACCATCCCTCCGAACCTCGGGTCAGCGTTGAGTCCTGTCCCCACTGCCGTCCCCCCGATTGGAAGTTCGAACAGGTATTTCATCGCCTTCTTCACCAGCTGGGCGTCCTTGTCGAAGGCGTCAGCATAGGCCCCGAATTCCTGACCCATGGTCACCGGGAGCGCGTCCCGTAGATGCGTCCTCCCGGACTTGTAGACCGTCGAAGTCTTCTTCGAAAGCGCAACCAGGCTCTTCCGCATCTTGTCCATGGCGGGCAGAAGGTCTGCGTTCACCGCATAGGCGGCCGCGATCCTAACGGCCGTCGGGCCGACGTCGTTGGACGACTGGTTCATGTTGACATGGTCGTTCGGGTGGACGGTCTTCCCAAGTTCGGCCGACGCGAGCTCCGCGAGTAGTTCGTTGGCGTTCATGTTGAGCCCGGTCCCCGACCCTGTCTGGAAAACATCGACAGAAATCTGGTCGTCGTGAGTGCCCTTCATGAGCTCCTTTGCCTTCGCCTGAATAACCCTGCTCAAGTCCGCGTCGAGGAGGCCCAGGGCCGCGTTAGACTTGGCAGCCGAGAACTTTATGGCGCCGACCGCCCAGATGATTTCGCGCGGGAAGCGCGTCCCCGTGCTCAAGAAGACCCCCTTGGAGCCCTCTACGTATTTCATCGAGCCTGCGCGGGCCCTCACTGCTC
It contains:
- a CDS encoding lyase family protein gives rise to the protein MKYVEGSKGVFLSTGTRFPREIIWAVGAIKFSAAKSNAALGLLDADLSRVIQAKAKELMKGTHDDQISVDVFQTGSGTGLNMNANELLAELASAELGKTVHPNDHVNMNQSSNDVGPTAVRIAAAYAVNADLLPAMDKMRKSLVALSKKTSTVYKSGRTHLRDALPVTMGQEFGAYADAFDKDAQLVKKAMKYLFELPIGGTAVGTGLNADPRFGGMVAKEIAQRTGLGFSSAKNKFRPTRLLTDVSSLSGMMRSVCVDLSRLCQDLRLMFSGPLTGLGEIDIPTQEEVAGSSIMPGKTNPVTLESALLACAQVQGLDSANTVAATLGEFEMTMGVPLMGYNIVLQAKLLTEALSKVASLVVDAVVPMKGKLRSYAETSPALITVVSPKIGYDKAAVLGKQIAKGVPIRKALAGLGYGPKEVDSMLEMKDLVKPGIPSKKARK